From a single Anomaloglossus baeobatrachus isolate aAnoBae1 chromosome 4, aAnoBae1.hap1, whole genome shotgun sequence genomic region:
- the LOC142302943 gene encoding olfactory receptor 10A7-like, giving the protein MEFLVSLCGPSALPRSPSSGLETGPSIVGKCWDNTPISIPKRKKMKMFEENNLTLGTDFFLLGFQFSHKLNIFLFWILLVVYCGTICGNILIITLVSTSKNLQCPMYFFLTQLSICDILLPTDIIPNTLHLLLNNGGAITFICCLNQFFFFAASEGFECYLLTVMSYDRYVAICNPLHYSSIMTNSHCIIMATICWVLGFSITWIYCVTISVLTFCGPNIIDHFFCDLVPLIELACSNTLAIELEAYTSCLIVIVIPITIVIISYLNIIITILRFQSNVSRQKAFSTCSSHLIVVSIYYITLLSVYIYPKGGQSSKINKLLSLLYTVFTPFMNPIIYSLRNKDIKRSLQEMIKKCFVG; this is encoded by the exons ATGGAGTTTCTTGTTTCATTGTGTGGACCTTCTGCCTTGCCCAGAAGTCCGAGCAGCGGATTAGAAACCGGACCATCTATAGTAG GTAAATGTTGGGATAACACACCAATTTCCATTCCTAAAAGGAAGAAGATGAAAATGTTTGAG GAGAACAATCTGACTCTGGGCACAGATTTTTTTCTTTTAGGATTTCAATTCAGCCACAAATTAAATATTTTCCTATTCTGGATCCTCTTGGTGGTTTACTGTGGaacaatatgtggaaatattttgatAATCACCCTGGTGTCCACCAGCAAGAACCTCCAATGTCCAATGTACTTCTTTCTCACCCAACTGTCCATCTGTGACATCTTGTTACCGACTGATATCATCCCGAACACACTTCATCTTCTATTAAATAATGGGGGTGCCATTACTTTTATATGTTGCTtgaatcagttttttttttttgctgcctcagAAGGATTTGAATGTTATCTTCTCACAGTGATGTCTTACGACCGATACGTGGCCATCTGTAATCCTCTACATTACTCTTCTATCATGACAAATTCCCATTGTATAATAATGGCCACCATATGTTGGGTGTTGGGTTTTTCCATTACTTGGATATACTGTGTAACAATATCGGTGCTGACGTTTTGTGGACCAAACATCATTGACCATTTTTTCTGTGATCTTGTTCCGCTAATAGAATTAGCCTGTTCTAACACCTTGGCTATTGAACTAGAAGCCTATACATCATGTTTAATAGTAATTGTGATCCCTATTACAATAGTTATTATATCTTATCTTAATATCATTATCACTATCTTACGCTTTCAGTCCAATGTCAGTAGACAGAAAGCCTTTtccacctgcagctcccacctcattGTGGTCTCCATATACTACATTACTCTATTAAGTGTCTATATTTATCCAAAAGGAGGACAATCCTCGAAGATCAATAAACTCCTATCACTACTATATACTGTGTTTACTCCATTCATGAACCCCATTATATACAGCCTGAGAAATAAAGACATCAAAAGATCTCTACAAGAGATGATCAAGAAATGTTTTGTTGGTTAA